The proteins below are encoded in one region of Rhodothermus profundi:
- a CDS encoding DUF2795 domain-containing protein: protein MGYWTLELASYLEDAPWPATRDELIDYAERTGAPIEVIENLKELEDDGEPYESIEEIWPDYPTADDDFYYEEE from the coding sequence ATGGGGTACTGGACACTCGAGCTGGCCTCCTACCTGGAGGATGCCCCCTGGCCAGCCACCCGTGACGAGTTGATCGACTATGCAGAGCGCACGGGTGCGCCGATCGAGGTGATCGAAAACCTCAAGGAACTGGAGGACGACGGGGAGCCCTACGAGAGCATTGAGGAAATATGGCCGGACTATCCTACGGCCGACGACGACTTCTACTACGAAGAAGAATAA
- a CDS encoding BamA/TamA family outer membrane protein, whose protein sequence is MAGLSYGRRRLLLRRRISRASDLVGRPATPRLLKGWLLWLIGWGLLGGLPVRGQTQQQFFSAPWLVREVRLEGNRSFSDETLRPYLHTTANRRFLGIPGFTWWLWLYQLGASGKLGGLLSRALMASGEPPAYYEPAVVQADVERLTLFYRQEGFPKARIEARLDTLRPGYLRVTFHINEGPPTYLRLIRYEGLEPLPPALQQALIRGALLRHTPPADSALLLQARNQRYSELTLLEERQRLMEFLWNAGYAAVTRDSIRAIVIPARPDSFDLIFQIHPGPRFRFGDVHAEVDGPEPDAFFQRDTLWLEAAADTLQPGQLVVTRRQERHLSPSFLARMLRFRPGDWYNRSRLLNFRRRLEATGLFSYVRIEPGWRDTIRVTGETAPRLPHRLVLSTRPRHRMRLETFMLQRNGLLTGSENELGTGIALTYENANLLGRAETFSLRTSGSISGNFEEGLLTSAQLEITASLVYPYAIRPFGVLERWLQLYDARTRLSLSLLTARRDILRLVIRGRGTARFRLELQHTPTLTSFVDLLDLSLSNPDTLTGFRAAFLDEVLRPIEDPVQRAQILDDYTVPQINDVVRYTLQAARFNPLRRERGYAHELSIEAGGLLSDLLDRFVFSPGQHEGTLPGLPLFRSGPTGNRLLYRPYLRLSVDMRRYRPLRPGTVVAGKLQVGLAHPVGIPDVIPFDRRFYSGGATSVRGWPLRGLGPGRLQLMENVDGANLLGGEIKLEASLELRHRLLRRVLAADWIGTLFTDVGNVWFGPRNPGAKAGHFRLNRFLQELGWGGGIGLRLAWEYLILRLDVAYRLHDPARPAAGLLPDGLHRPTLHFGIGHAF, encoded by the coding sequence ATGGCCGGACTATCCTACGGCCGACGACGACTTCTACTACGAAGAAGAATAAGCCGAGCATCTGATCTGGTCGGCCGTCCGGCCACTCCCCGTCTCTTAAAGGGATGGCTACTCTGGTTGATCGGCTGGGGGCTGCTGGGTGGGCTTCCGGTGCGGGGGCAGACCCAGCAGCAATTTTTTTCTGCGCCGTGGCTGGTACGCGAAGTGCGCCTGGAAGGCAACCGTTCTTTCTCTGACGAAACCCTTCGTCCTTATCTCCACACCACGGCCAACCGGCGCTTTCTGGGAATTCCTGGCTTTACCTGGTGGCTGTGGCTCTATCAACTGGGCGCTTCCGGCAAGCTGGGTGGCCTGCTGAGCCGGGCGCTGATGGCCAGCGGCGAACCGCCTGCCTATTACGAGCCGGCAGTGGTACAGGCCGACGTAGAACGGCTTACGCTGTTCTACCGCCAGGAAGGGTTTCCCAAAGCCCGAATAGAAGCCCGGCTGGACACCCTGCGCCCCGGCTACCTGCGCGTAACCTTTCATATCAACGAAGGCCCCCCGACCTACCTGCGACTCATTCGGTATGAAGGACTCGAGCCACTCCCTCCCGCCTTGCAACAAGCCCTGATCCGCGGCGCTCTGCTGCGCCACACTCCGCCGGCAGACTCGGCCCTGCTGTTGCAGGCCCGCAATCAGCGCTACTCGGAACTCACCCTGCTCGAAGAGCGCCAGCGGCTCATGGAATTCCTGTGGAACGCAGGCTATGCCGCCGTTACGCGCGACTCAATCCGGGCCATTGTCATTCCCGCACGCCCCGACTCCTTTGACCTGATCTTTCAGATTCATCCCGGCCCCCGCTTTCGCTTTGGCGACGTGCATGCTGAGGTCGATGGCCCGGAACCTGACGCTTTTTTCCAACGCGATACGCTCTGGCTGGAAGCGGCCGCCGACACGTTGCAGCCCGGCCAGCTCGTAGTCACCCGCCGCCAGGAACGCCACCTCAGCCCCTCCTTCCTAGCCCGCATGCTGCGCTTTCGACCAGGCGACTGGTACAACCGCTCGCGCCTGCTAAACTTCCGACGTCGCCTGGAAGCTACCGGCCTGTTTTCCTACGTGCGCATCGAACCAGGCTGGCGCGACACCATCCGCGTAACAGGCGAGACAGCCCCGCGCCTCCCCCATCGACTCGTGCTAAGCACTCGGCCCCGCCACCGCATGCGACTGGAAACCTTTATGCTGCAGCGTAATGGCCTGCTCACCGGTAGCGAAAACGAACTGGGAACCGGCATAGCCCTCACCTATGAAAACGCTAACCTGCTGGGCCGCGCCGAAACGTTCAGCCTGCGCACCTCTGGCTCCATCTCTGGCAACTTTGAAGAAGGCCTGCTGACTTCAGCCCAGCTCGAAATCACCGCCTCCCTGGTCTATCCTTATGCCATCCGTCCTTTCGGCGTGCTCGAGCGCTGGCTCCAACTTTACGACGCCCGCACACGCCTATCGCTCAGCTTGCTCACGGCCCGCCGCGACATACTTCGCCTGGTCATCCGAGGACGCGGCACCGCCCGCTTTCGTCTCGAATTGCAACATACCCCCACGCTTACCTCGTTCGTAGACCTGCTTGACCTGAGCTTGAGCAATCCAGACACCCTGACCGGCTTCCGCGCCGCCTTCCTCGACGAAGTGCTGCGCCCCATTGAAGATCCTGTGCAGCGCGCCCAGATCCTTGACGACTACACCGTGCCCCAGATCAACGACGTCGTGCGCTACACGCTGCAAGCTGCCCGCTTCAACCCGTTGCGCCGCGAACGCGGCTACGCCCATGAACTGTCGATCGAAGCAGGCGGCCTGCTGTCTGACCTGCTGGACCGTTTTGTATTCAGCCCGGGCCAACACGAAGGCACCCTGCCCGGCCTTCCTCTATTCCGAAGCGGTCCAACAGGCAACCGACTGCTCTACCGCCCGTACCTGCGCCTCAGCGTAGATATGCGCCGGTACCGCCCTCTCCGTCCAGGCACCGTAGTAGCCGGCAAGCTGCAGGTTGGCCTCGCTCATCCGGTCGGTATACCCGACGTCATTCCTTTCGACCGACGCTTCTACAGCGGCGGTGCTACCAGCGTCCGCGGATGGCCCCTACGAGGACTGGGACCGGGCCGTCTGCAATTGATGGAAAACGTGGACGGCGCCAATCTGCTGGGCGGCGAAATCAAACTGGAAGCCAGCCTGGAACTGCGCCACCGACTGCTGCGACGCGTACTGGCCGCCGACTGGATCGGGACGCTTTTCACCGACGTAGGAAATGTATGGTTTGGCCCCCGCAATCCAGGCGCCAAAGCCGGGCATTTTCGCCTTAACCGCTTTCTTCAAGAGCTGGGGTGGGGCGGAGGAATAGGCTTGCGATTGGCCTGGGAATATCTCATTCTTCGATTAGATGTGGCCTATCGGCTGCACGACCCGGCCCGTCCGGCAGCCGGTCTTCTGCCTGACGGCCTGCACCGCCCAACACTCCACTTTGGCATTGGCCACGCTTTCTAA
- a CDS encoding cyclic nucleotide-binding domain-containing protein, translated as MHTLWHTLQHAYQRLFQAQEDAHTRELLHILRHVPIFQHLPRRTLRTLLPYLHARTYRRHEVLYFEGDPGLGLYIITRGTVRLLTENEHGQLEELTRLSEYDTCGHLALLGEFRRLETAQAATEVQVLGFFRPDLKLLLRRHPTAGAAILQAVARYVAARQVELVGLLEQCANRRQALIWLQEAGRRAEHRLPSLLSER; from the coding sequence ATGCACACGCTCTGGCACACCCTGCAACACGCCTACCAGCGCCTGTTTCAGGCGCAGGAGGACGCTCACACCCGCGAGCTGCTGCACATCCTGCGCCACGTTCCCATCTTTCAACATCTGCCGCGACGCACCTTGCGCACCCTGCTACCCTACCTGCATGCCCGCACCTATCGCCGCCACGAAGTACTCTACTTTGAAGGTGACCCCGGACTGGGGCTATACATTATCACCCGGGGCACCGTACGTCTGCTCACCGAAAACGAACACGGCCAACTCGAAGAGCTCACGCGCCTGAGCGAATACGACACCTGCGGCCATCTGGCATTGCTGGGGGAATTTCGCCGACTGGAAACAGCCCAGGCGGCTACCGAAGTGCAGGTGCTGGGCTTCTTCCGCCCGGACCTCAAGTTGCTACTCCGACGCCACCCGACCGCCGGTGCTGCCATTCTGCAGGCTGTAGCCCGCTACGTGGCCGCTCGCCAGGTAGAACTGGTTGGCCTGCTGGAGCAGTGCGCCAATCGCCGCCAGGCACTTATCTGGCTCCAGGAAGCAGGCCGCCGCGCCGAACACCGCCTGCCTTCGCTGCTCTCTGAACGGTAA
- the rlmD gene encoding 23S rRNA (uracil(1939)-C(5))-methyltransferase RlmD: MLKKGAELELIVEKFADRGKSLTRVDGYVLFIEGGVPGDRVRVRITRRKKNYAESRIIELLEPSPLRTKPRCRYFGTCGGCKWQHVRYEAQLEAKRQSVYEALVHHGGFEDVEVRPTLPSPRLYGYRNKMEFSFSADRWLTPEEIASGQPLDRHFAVGLHVPGNFYKVIDLEECHLPAPITVHLLNALRSFFKARGWEPWDIRRHEGYLRHLVIRTGTRTGEVMVNLVTSRYDEARMAELSAFLQQHVPEVTTLVNTINSRPAQISYGEATYTIFGPGVIHDCIGPFRFEIAPDAFFQTNTEQAERLYEVACELAALRPDDLVYDLYCGTGTISIFVAPHVRHVVGVELVASAVENARANAAANGITNCTFVAGDLLQVLTPAFVRTHGQPDVVIVDPPRAGMHPKVVRRIAQLRPQRLVYVSCNPQTQARDLKLLRAHYQIEAVQPVDLFPHTDHVECVIALRAR; this comes from the coding sequence GTGCTGAAAAAAGGCGCTGAGCTGGAACTGATCGTCGAAAAATTCGCAGACCGCGGGAAGTCCCTTACCCGCGTCGATGGGTATGTGCTCTTCATTGAAGGGGGCGTACCCGGCGACCGCGTGCGCGTGCGCATCACCAGACGCAAGAAAAACTACGCCGAAAGTCGCATCATCGAACTACTCGAGCCAAGCCCTCTGCGCACCAAGCCCCGCTGCCGGTATTTTGGCACCTGCGGGGGCTGCAAATGGCAGCACGTGCGCTATGAAGCCCAGCTCGAAGCCAAGCGCCAGAGCGTTTATGAAGCGCTTGTCCATCACGGCGGCTTCGAAGACGTTGAAGTGCGCCCTACCCTGCCTTCTCCTCGCCTTTACGGCTATCGCAACAAAATGGAATTTTCCTTCAGCGCCGACCGCTGGCTGACCCCTGAAGAAATCGCCAGTGGCCAACCGCTCGATCGCCACTTTGCCGTAGGACTACACGTACCAGGCAACTTTTACAAAGTGATCGACCTGGAGGAATGTCACCTGCCTGCCCCTATTACAGTGCACCTGCTCAATGCGCTCCGCTCGTTCTTCAAAGCCAGAGGCTGGGAGCCCTGGGACATTCGACGGCATGAAGGCTACCTGCGCCACCTGGTCATCCGCACCGGCACGCGCACTGGTGAAGTTATGGTCAACCTCGTAACCAGTCGCTACGACGAGGCCCGCATGGCCGAGCTGAGCGCTTTTCTGCAGCAGCACGTTCCCGAAGTTACGACGCTGGTCAACACCATCAACTCGCGTCCGGCACAGATCTCCTACGGCGAAGCCACCTACACGATCTTCGGCCCCGGCGTCATCCACGACTGCATTGGCCCGTTTCGGTTTGAAATTGCTCCCGATGCTTTCTTCCAGACCAACACGGAACAGGCCGAGCGACTCTACGAAGTCGCTTGCGAGCTGGCTGCCCTGCGCCCGGACGATCTGGTCTACGACCTGTACTGTGGCACCGGCACCATTTCTATCTTTGTGGCTCCCCACGTGCGCCATGTGGTCGGGGTGGAACTGGTCGCATCGGCCGTCGAAAACGCCCGGGCCAACGCAGCCGCTAACGGCATCACCAACTGCACGTTTGTAGCAGGGGATCTGCTCCAGGTGCTCACTCCCGCTTTTGTGCGCACGCATGGTCAGCCGGACGTGGTCATCGTTGATCCGCCCCGCGCCGGCATGCATCCAAAGGTGGTGCGTCGCATCGCGCAGTTGCGTCCACAACGGCTGGTCTACGTAAGCTGCAACCCGCAGACCCAGGCGCGTGATCTGAAGCTGCTCCGCGCGCACTATCAGATCGAGGCGGTGCAGCCTGTCGATCTGTTTCCGCATACCGATCATGTGGAATGCGTCATTGCCCTGCGAGCTCGTTAA
- a CDS encoding NAD-dependent epimerase/dehydratase family protein: protein MHRGIAFVTGGTGFIGSHLVEELLRRGYREVRCLVRNRLRWLEGLDIVPVRGDFSRIEVLWEAVRDADVVFHVAGVTRARDWATFAQGNITATLNLLGAVLEANPNVRKVLITSSLAAVGYCPGGVATETSPLRPISAYGRSKALMEQALQAPRAEGPPFIEVLPLVVVRPPAVYGPRDADIYTFFRTVSRGLCPIVGSGRHPELSLVHVRDLVRGMVDAAESDATTGQTYFIGSEQFYSWREIRDATLRALGRRALTLHIPPFLVEPIGTLVELAGRLTGTYPPLNREKAREIRHACKMCAVDKARHDFGYRQQIDLETGIQETIAWYRQQGWL from the coding sequence ATGCATCGAGGCATTGCGTTCGTAACGGGCGGAACCGGCTTCATCGGCAGCCACCTGGTAGAAGAGCTGCTGCGCCGGGGCTACCGCGAAGTGCGCTGCCTGGTACGAAATCGGCTGCGCTGGCTAGAAGGGCTCGACATCGTCCCCGTACGCGGCGACTTTTCCCGAATTGAGGTGCTCTGGGAAGCCGTGCGTGACGCCGACGTCGTCTTTCACGTGGCCGGCGTTACGCGCGCCCGTGACTGGGCGACCTTTGCGCAGGGCAACATCACGGCCACGCTGAACCTGCTGGGTGCCGTACTGGAAGCCAACCCCAACGTCCGCAAAGTGCTCATCACCAGCAGTCTGGCGGCCGTGGGGTACTGCCCGGGCGGCGTGGCTACCGAAACGTCGCCCCTGCGTCCGATCAGCGCCTACGGACGCAGCAAGGCGCTCATGGAACAGGCGCTCCAGGCACCTCGCGCCGAAGGTCCGCCCTTCATCGAAGTGCTTCCCCTGGTAGTGGTGCGTCCGCCTGCCGTCTACGGTCCTCGCGACGCCGACATCTATACGTTCTTTCGGACGGTCAGCCGGGGGCTGTGCCCGATCGTGGGAAGTGGCCGCCACCCCGAGCTGAGCCTGGTGCACGTGCGCGACCTGGTGCGCGGCATGGTAGACGCCGCCGAATCGGACGCCACCACGGGCCAGACCTATTTCATCGGCAGCGAGCAGTTCTATTCCTGGCGCGAGATTCGCGACGCAACCCTGCGTGCGCTGGGCCGCCGTGCGCTGACCCTGCACATCCCCCCCTTCCTGGTTGAGCCCATCGGGACGCTGGTTGAGCTGGCCGGACGGCTGACCGGCACCTATCCCCCGCTTAACCGCGAAAAGGCCCGTGAAATCCGCCACGCCTGCAAAATGTGCGCGGTCGACAAAGCCCGCCACGACTTTGGCTACCGCCAGCAGATTGACCTCGAAACCGGCATCCAGGAAACCATCGCCTGGTACCGGCAGC